A region from the Sphingopyxis lindanitolerans genome encodes:
- a CDS encoding dihydrolipoamide acetyltransferase family protein, with protein sequence MARYSFRLPDIGEGIAEAEIVAWHVKVGDRIEEDAQLADMMTDKATVEMESPVSGIVVELAGEVGDMVAIGSTLAVIETESDGDVEASPADTPVERQIEAETPGGEEVVVPLPLSGGARGGPVEPTPVAVETSPRPTPPASGRGEEAKVLASPAVRARAKDLGIDLGQVHAEGDRVRHADLDAYLRYSVGQGYHAPGASRARADEPVKVIGMRRKIAENMAASKRAIPHFTYVEEMDVTALEEMRADLNAHRGQRPKLTMLPFLIVAICRTIPQFPMINARYDDEGGVVTRHGAVHLGMATQTDAGLMVPVIRDAQDMNVWQLASEITRLADAARTGKAKVEELTGGTLTVTSLGPLGGIATTPVINRPEVAIIGPNKIVERPVFDGDDIRRAKLMNLSISCDHRVVDGWDAASYVQALKKLIETPILLFAD encoded by the coding sequence ATGGCCCGCTATTCATTCCGTCTGCCCGACATCGGCGAAGGCATCGCCGAGGCCGAAATCGTCGCCTGGCATGTGAAGGTCGGCGACCGCATCGAGGAAGATGCGCAGCTTGCCGACATGATGACCGACAAGGCGACCGTCGAAATGGAATCGCCGGTGTCAGGGATCGTCGTCGAACTGGCGGGCGAGGTCGGCGACATGGTGGCGATCGGCTCGACGCTGGCGGTGATCGAGACCGAGAGTGACGGCGATGTCGAAGCGTCGCCGGCGGATACGCCGGTCGAACGGCAGATCGAGGCTGAGACGCCGGGGGGCGAAGAGGTAGTAGTTCCCCTCCCGCTTTCGGGAGGGGCTAGGGGAGGGCCTGTTGAACCCACTCCGGTCGCCGTCGAAACAAGCCCTCGCCCGACCCCTCCCGCAAGCGGGAGGGGAGAAGAGGCGAAGGTTCTGGCTTCACCCGCCGTTCGGGCGCGCGCCAAGGATCTCGGCATCGATCTCGGCCAGGTTCACGCCGAGGGTGACCGCGTTCGTCACGCCGACCTCGACGCATATCTCCGCTACAGCGTCGGGCAGGGCTATCATGCGCCGGGTGCCAGCCGCGCCCGCGCCGACGAGCCGGTCAAGGTCATCGGCATGCGTCGCAAGATTGCCGAGAATATGGCGGCGTCGAAGCGGGCGATCCCGCATTTCACCTATGTCGAGGAAATGGACGTCACCGCGCTCGAGGAGATGCGCGCCGACCTCAACGCCCATCGCGGCCAGCGCCCCAAGCTGACGATGCTGCCTTTTCTGATCGTCGCGATTTGCCGCACGATCCCGCAATTCCCGATGATCAACGCGCGCTATGACGACGAGGGCGGTGTGGTCACGCGACACGGCGCGGTGCATCTTGGCATGGCGACGCAGACCGACGCGGGGCTGATGGTCCCGGTGATCCGTGACGCACAGGATATGAATGTATGGCAGCTCGCGAGCGAAATCACGCGCCTGGCCGACGCTGCGCGCACGGGCAAGGCGAAGGTAGAAGAACTGACCGGCGGCACGCTGACGGTGACGTCGCTCGGCCCGCTTGGCGGCATCGCGACGACGCCGGTGATCAACCGGCCCGAGGTTGCGATCATCGGCCCGAACAAGATCGTCGAGCGCCCGGTCTTTGACGGCGACGATATCCGCCGCGCCAAGCTGATGAATTTGTCGATTAGTTGCGACCACCGCGTCGTCGATGGCTGGGACGCCGCGAGCTACGTCCAGGCGCTCAAGAAGCTTATCGAGACGCCGATCCTGCTGTTCGCGGATTGA
- a CDS encoding 5-formyltetrahydrofolate cyclo-ligase translates to MLSDSLAQRKQKLRDKLRFRRRHFVANLGDMARLGAFRALPAPLADLVAASNPVAAYAAWDSEPDILPMLTCVILTLPYHEGRIETMDFRRWRAGEPLVKGPWGTPQPADDTDRLLPGLIFCPLVGFDRQGGRLGQGGGHYDRFFAAHPGLIRIGVAWSVQEVDTVPIEPTDVRLDAVLTEQEYIMTGDRL, encoded by the coding sequence ATGCTTTCCGACAGCCTCGCTCAGCGGAAGCAGAAACTCCGCGATAAGCTACGTTTCCGGCGTCGGCATTTCGTCGCCAATCTGGGCGACATGGCGCGCTTGGGTGCCTTCCGCGCGCTGCCCGCCCCCCTTGCCGATCTCGTCGCGGCGTCCAATCCCGTGGCCGCTTACGCTGCTTGGGATTCCGAACCCGACATATTGCCGATGTTAACATGTGTAATATTGACACTTCCCTACCACGAGGGACGCATCGAAACGATGGATTTTCGCCGCTGGCGAGCCGGGGAGCCGCTCGTCAAGGGTCCGTGGGGAACGCCGCAGCCCGCCGACGACACCGACCGCCTGCTTCCCGGCCTCATCTTCTGCCCGCTGGTTGGCTTCGACCGCCAAGGCGGCCGGCTCGGCCAGGGCGGCGGTCATTATGACCGCTTTTTCGCCGCGCATCCCGGCCTGATCCGGATCGGTGTCGCCTGGTCGGTGCAGGAAGTTGACACTGTTCCCATCGAGCCGACCGACGTCCGGCTCGACGCCGTGCTGACCGAACAGGAATATATCATGACCGGAGACCGCCTGTGA
- a CDS encoding cell division protein ZapA, with product MADVKLNIAGRVYDVHCADGQEPQLLTLATVVDEKVRAMPGGTELRQLLFAALMLADEAQDAKGKAAKAEPQSDSLRAAVALAESREAQAREELKAALADLNALRKAPPSNPTDARPSHDRALLQIADRIETLVTRIEQIP from the coding sequence ATGGCTGACGTCAAGCTCAACATCGCCGGGCGCGTCTACGACGTCCATTGCGCCGACGGGCAGGAACCGCAGTTGCTGACCCTCGCGACCGTGGTAGACGAGAAAGTGCGCGCGATGCCGGGCGGCACCGAACTTCGCCAATTGCTCTTCGCGGCACTGATGCTCGCCGACGAAGCGCAGGACGCCAAGGGCAAGGCCGCGAAGGCCGAACCGCAGTCCGATTCGCTGCGCGCCGCGGTAGCGCTCGCCGAAAGCCGCGAAGCGCAGGCGCGCGAGGAGCTGAAAGCCGCGCTCGCCGACCTCAACGCGCTCAGAAAAGCGCCGCCCTCGAACCCAACAGACGCTAGGCCGTCGCACGACCGCGCGCTGCTGCAGATCGCCGATCGTATTGAGACGCTGGTGACGCGGATCGAGCAAATTCCCTAA
- a CDS encoding AI-2E family transporter: MRQIEVDDFRRDRLLAALALIVGAAFCLALPFALQAGAEFFLPLTAAIVISIALVPLLEWLERRSVPSGLAAFLSLAGFLMIVNAALAIIVVPATGWFARIPESIPRIQSNLAPLIDFYSSLQRFVDRTLMSVASGTEATAQAVAAQAPSSVVDYFISAAPAAAIQLFFAVLVIFFFLAGWTRLRRGTIRRRGSFDGAMQTARVIQNVVDATADYLATITIINAILGLVVSLLLWALGMPSPFMWGGIVSLCNFVPYLGPIVAAVLLGLGGLMTFDAVGFALLPALIFIGVHLVEANLVTPLVLGRRLTINPLLILVSLSFWGWVWGTPGALLAVPLLLILQTILHSTGTPDLGGFLFERGTLTATDEMRDRLNRTKGESDG; the protein is encoded by the coding sequence CTGCGTCAGATCGAAGTCGATGATTTCCGGCGCGATCGGCTGCTCGCGGCGCTCGCGCTGATCGTCGGCGCGGCCTTTTGCCTGGCTTTACCGTTCGCCTTGCAGGCGGGAGCGGAATTTTTCCTGCCGCTGACGGCGGCGATCGTCATCTCGATCGCGCTGGTGCCGCTGCTCGAATGGCTCGAGCGCCGCAGCGTGCCTTCGGGGCTGGCCGCCTTCCTGTCGCTGGCGGGGTTCCTGATGATCGTCAATGCGGCGCTGGCGATCATCGTCGTGCCCGCGACCGGCTGGTTCGCGCGCATCCCTGAATCGATCCCGCGCATCCAGAGCAACCTCGCTCCGCTCATCGATTTCTATTCGAGCCTGCAACGCTTCGTCGATCGCACGCTGATGTCGGTCGCCAGCGGCACCGAGGCGACGGCGCAGGCGGTCGCGGCGCAGGCGCCATCGTCGGTGGTCGACTATTTCATCTCGGCGGCGCCCGCGGCGGCGATCCAGCTTTTCTTCGCCGTCCTCGTCATCTTCTTCTTCCTCGCCGGCTGGACGCGGCTGCGGCGCGGGACGATCCGTCGCCGCGGCAGTTTCGACGGTGCGATGCAGACCGCGCGCGTGATCCAGAATGTCGTCGATGCAACCGCCGATTATCTGGCGACGATCACGATCATCAACGCGATTCTGGGGCTGGTCGTCTCGTTGCTGCTCTGGGCGCTCGGCATGCCGTCGCCCTTCATGTGGGGCGGGATCGTCAGCCTTTGCAATTTCGTACCCTATCTGGGGCCGATCGTCGCCGCTGTGCTGCTTGGGCTCGGCGGACTGATGACGTTTGATGCGGTGGGATTCGCACTGCTGCCGGCGCTGATCTTCATCGGCGTGCATCTGGTCGAGGCGAATCTGGTCACGCCGCTGGTGCTCGGCCGGCGGCTGACGATCAATCCGCTGCTGATCCTCGTATCGCTGAGCTTTTGGGGATGGGTCTGGGGAACGCCCGGCGCGCTGCTAGCGGTGCCTCTCCTCCTGATCCTCCAGACCATCCTCCACTCGACCGGAACGCCCGATCTTGGGGGTTTTCTGTTCGAGCGCGGCACGCTGACGGCGACCGACGAGATGCGCGATCGATTAAATCGCACAAAGGGCGAAAGCGACGGTTGA
- a CDS encoding DUF2842 domain-containing protein yields the protein MSQIPADPPPSWRKPAGIFLILLLIALWATLIVALSPWVGAWPVLVQAIFYLVAGIIWVLPLKPLLRWMELGRWRG from the coding sequence GTGAGCCAGATTCCAGCCGATCCGCCACCGAGCTGGCGCAAGCCCGCGGGCATTTTCCTGATCCTGCTGCTGATCGCGCTATGGGCCACGCTGATCGTCGCGCTGTCGCCGTGGGTGGGAGCATGGCCGGTGCTCGTCCAGGCGATCTTCTATCTCGTCGCAGGCATCATCTGGGTCTTGCCGTTGAAGCCGCTGCTGCGCTGGATGGAATTGGGGCGCTGGCGCGGCTGA